In Oncorhynchus clarkii lewisi isolate Uvic-CL-2024 chromosome 24, UVic_Ocla_1.0, whole genome shotgun sequence, one DNA window encodes the following:
- the LOC139382804 gene encoding mRNA decay activator protein ZFP36-like isoform X1, producing the protein MEPHLKKMPYALNTFLDLEEVMCKQLLSLDLRDASKQSTFPVRPVGYNKPWTPCSLSASSSALSTHSTESATMTSSHWGQNTEASLPSRLKMSFWAERSVSMVEPSTCTLGWASTEPKQPPASPTGGPVSGSPTSSRYKTELCRTFAESGICKYGGKCQFAHGFDEMRDLNRHPRYKTEPCRTFHTIGFCPYGIRCHFVHNNEDDLGPGPARPGPGPQTPRTRQPPLLRQSFSFGGFPSTPPQPLEHSLPHPFLLVPSVSPPTPADITDLLSHASSEVGCVFEPAHELQSQFLPSPDSGCSLCGLSPVPSPSQNPCTLSEGCSLQQSQSPPCGPALRARSLSYTSLSDHEGGCGSSASSLSGSDSSGPDGSGRRLPIFSQLSVPDEGFSSEFCSGTSFFL; encoded by the exons TGCAAG CAGCTTCTGAGCCTGGACCTCCGGGACGCATCCAAGCAGTCAACATTCCCAGTGAGACCTGTTGGTTACAATAAGCCCTGGACCCCATGTTCCCTCTCTGCATCTAGCTCTGCCCTCTCTACTCACTCCACAGAAAGTGCAACCATGACCTCCAGCCACTGGGGGCAGAACACAGAGGCCTCACTCCCATCAAGATTGAAGATGTCATTCTGGGCTGAGCGCTCGGTCAGCATGGTGGAGCCCAGCACGTGCACCCTAGGCTGGGCCTCTACAGAGCCTAAACAGCCCCCAGCCTCCCCTACTGGTGGCCCTGTCTCTGGGTCTCCCACCTCCTCACGCTATAAGACTGAACTCTGCCGCACCTTTGCTGAGAGTGGCATCTGTAAGTACGGGGGGAAGTGCCAGTTTGCCCACGGCTTTGATGAGATGCGTGACCTCAACAGACACCCCAGGTACAAGACGGAGCCTTGTCGCACCTTCCACACCATTGGCTTCTGTCCTTACGGCATCCGCTGCCACTTTGTTCATAACAATGAGGACGACCTGGGCCCTGgtcctgccagacctgggcctggTCCTCAAACCCCCCGAACCAGACAACCCCCTCTACTTAGGCAGAGCTTCAGCTTCGGAGgcttcccctccacccctccacagcCCCTGGAGCActccctcccccaccccttcctccttgTGCCTTCAGTCTCCCCTCCCACCCCAGCTGATATAACCGACCTGCTCTCCCACGCCTCCTCTGAGGTGGGCTGTGTCTTTGAGCCGGCCCATGAACTCCAGTCTCAGTTTCTTCCCTCTCCTGACTCAGGCTGTTCCCTCTGTGGGCTGTCCCCTGTGCCTTCCCCCTCCCAGAACCCCTGTACCTTATCAGAGGGCTGCAGCCTGCAGCAGAGCCAGAGTCCCCCCTGTGGGCCTGCTCTCAGGGCCAGGAGCCTCTCCTATACCTCCCTGTCTGACCACGAGGGTGGGTGTGGCAGCTCAGCCAGCAGCCTCAGTGGGTCTGACTCCTCTGGTCCAGATGGGTCTGGTCGGCGGCTGCCTATCTTCAGCCAGCTCTCAGTGCCTGACGAGGGCTTCAGCAGCGAGTTCTGCAGCGGCACTAGCTTTTTCCTCTAG
- the LOC139382804 gene encoding mRNA decay activator protein ZFP36-like isoform X2, which translates to MEPHLKKMPYALNTFLDLEEVMCKLLSLDLRDASKQSTFPVRPVGYNKPWTPCSLSASSSALSTHSTESATMTSSHWGQNTEASLPSRLKMSFWAERSVSMVEPSTCTLGWASTEPKQPPASPTGGPVSGSPTSSRYKTELCRTFAESGICKYGGKCQFAHGFDEMRDLNRHPRYKTEPCRTFHTIGFCPYGIRCHFVHNNEDDLGPGPARPGPGPQTPRTRQPPLLRQSFSFGGFPSTPPQPLEHSLPHPFLLVPSVSPPTPADITDLLSHASSEVGCVFEPAHELQSQFLPSPDSGCSLCGLSPVPSPSQNPCTLSEGCSLQQSQSPPCGPALRARSLSYTSLSDHEGGCGSSASSLSGSDSSGPDGSGRRLPIFSQLSVPDEGFSSEFCSGTSFFL; encoded by the exons TGCAAG CTTCTGAGCCTGGACCTCCGGGACGCATCCAAGCAGTCAACATTCCCAGTGAGACCTGTTGGTTACAATAAGCCCTGGACCCCATGTTCCCTCTCTGCATCTAGCTCTGCCCTCTCTACTCACTCCACAGAAAGTGCAACCATGACCTCCAGCCACTGGGGGCAGAACACAGAGGCCTCACTCCCATCAAGATTGAAGATGTCATTCTGGGCTGAGCGCTCGGTCAGCATGGTGGAGCCCAGCACGTGCACCCTAGGCTGGGCCTCTACAGAGCCTAAACAGCCCCCAGCCTCCCCTACTGGTGGCCCTGTCTCTGGGTCTCCCACCTCCTCACGCTATAAGACTGAACTCTGCCGCACCTTTGCTGAGAGTGGCATCTGTAAGTACGGGGGGAAGTGCCAGTTTGCCCACGGCTTTGATGAGATGCGTGACCTCAACAGACACCCCAGGTACAAGACGGAGCCTTGTCGCACCTTCCACACCATTGGCTTCTGTCCTTACGGCATCCGCTGCCACTTTGTTCATAACAATGAGGACGACCTGGGCCCTGgtcctgccagacctgggcctggTCCTCAAACCCCCCGAACCAGACAACCCCCTCTACTTAGGCAGAGCTTCAGCTTCGGAGgcttcccctccacccctccacagcCCCTGGAGCActccctcccccaccccttcctccttgTGCCTTCAGTCTCCCCTCCCACCCCAGCTGATATAACCGACCTGCTCTCCCACGCCTCCTCTGAGGTGGGCTGTGTCTTTGAGCCGGCCCATGAACTCCAGTCTCAGTTTCTTCCCTCTCCTGACTCAGGCTGTTCCCTCTGTGGGCTGTCCCCTGTGCCTTCCCCCTCCCAGAACCCCTGTACCTTATCAGAGGGCTGCAGCCTGCAGCAGAGCCAGAGTCCCCCCTGTGGGCCTGCTCTCAGGGCCAGGAGCCTCTCCTATACCTCCCTGTCTGACCACGAGGGTGGGTGTGGCAGCTCAGCCAGCAGCCTCAGTGGGTCTGACTCCTCTGGTCCAGATGGGTCTGGTCGGCGGCTGCCTATCTTCAGCCAGCTCTCAGTGCCTGACGAGGGCTTCAGCAGCGAGTTCTGCAGCGGCACTAGCTTTTTCCTCTAG